CGTTTATTACCGGTAGTTTTTTTTGGGTTTTCTATCATTAATCAACTTATTTACAGCCAATTACCTCAGATCAATTACAACTCAGAATTGACTGGAATTACCAACATTGAGCAATCGATTGCATATTATAAATAATCAGGCGAATAAAAAACTTTTTCGTAAAATTACTCTCCCTCGTAGCCTAAAATGACTACTACCTGATAAATAATGCAAATAAAAACTTGTAAATCGTGAAAATTTCAAAACCTTTATTTTTACTTATTCTTCATTTTAATTGTATATTGCGCAAACGATTACATAGACCCTTATGAGTATTGCTATAGAAACACGGTATTCTTCGCATCCAGAAGATTTCAAAAAATACCAAACAACCGAGATTCGTGAGAAATTTTTGCTAGAGCAAATCTTTGTCCCTAACCAAATTACAGGCGTGTACACTATGGAAGACCGCCTGATTGTAGGCGGTATAAACCCTGTGGACCGGCCTGTCACTCTCGAACCGGTAGATCAGCTAAAAGCAGAGTACTTTCTGGAAAGAAGAGAACTCGGAATCATCAATGTGGGCGCCCCTGCTTCCATCACTGTGGATGGTGAAGATTTTAGCCTTTCGCATAAGGAAGCCTTATATATAGGCAAGGGCGTAAGGGAAGTTATATTTCACCCATCGAAAGAAGGGGAAGCCTTAATTTACTTTAATTCTGCCCCTGCACATGCTGCCTACCCTACCAAGAAAGTGAGCCAGGACGATGCCGAGGTTGTCACCTTGGGCTCCCTAGAAAACTCCAATCATAGAACCATCTACAAGTTATTGGTAAACTCAGTGGTACAAACATGCCAGCTGCAAATGGGCATGACAGAACTGAAACCTGGTTCTGTTTGGAACACCATGCCTGCCCACACACATGACCGTAGAATGGAAGCTTATTTCTATTTTGACTTGGCTGAAGGAAACACTATTTCCCATTATTTAGGGCAGCCGGATGAAACAAGGCATATCTGGATGAAAAACCATCAGGCAGTATTATCGCCAGTTTGGTCTATACACAGTGGTGCCGGCACGTCCAATTATACTTTTATCTGGGGAATGGCAGGAGAAAACCTAGACTACGGCGATATGGACGTAGTGGCCCCTACAGATCTCAAATAACTATGAAACCAAATTTCGATTTGAAAGGCAAAGTCGCATTGGTGACCGGAGCCACTCATGGTCTGGGTATGGCCATGGCTAAAGCACTGGCCCAGCAGGGAGCTACTTTAGCAGTGAATGGGCATACTCCTTCCAAGATGGAACAAGCCATTGCAAGTTATAGCGCCGAGGGTATACAGGCGCACCCCTACCTTTTTGACGTGACTGATGCCAAAGCCGTGGACCAGGCTATAGGCAAAATAGAAAGTGAAATTGGAAACGTAGATATTCTGGTAAACAATGCCGGAATGATCCAGCGTACATCAGCTTTAGAGATGGATCCTGAGGATTTCCGCAAAATTGTGGACGTAGACCTGATATCTCCATTTATCGTTTCTCAGCGAGTAGCCAAAACCATGGTAAAAAACGGGAGTGGCAAAATCATCAATATATGCTCCATGATGAGCGAACTTGGGCGAAATACGGTCAGTGCTTATGCCGCTGCTAAAGGTGGATTAAAAATGCTCACCCGAAATCTGGCTACTGAATGGGCCAAATATAACATTCAGGTCAATGGAATAGGACCTGGCTACTTTGCTACCGAGCAGACCGCCCCGATCCGGGTAGATGGACATCCTTTCAATGACTTTATAGTAAACAGAACTCCTGCGGGAAGATGGGGCGATCCGGATGATCTAGGCGGAGCAGTGGTCTTTCTTGCCAGTCCAGCAAGTAACTTCATCAACGGACAAATCATTTATGTAGATGGTGGTATATTGGCCACAATAGGAAAGCCAAACGGCGAAAATTAAATTGCAAGATTAACAACCCATCACTAACCTCTTAGCAATGAAAAAAAACAAAGCAACTATCCATGATATTGCTGAGAAACTTAACATCACTGCATCCACAGTATCCAGGGCACTAAATGATAACCCCAGAATCTCTGATGCAACCAAAAAGAAAGTTCTCAAAATCGCAAAGCAGATCAATTACCAGCCCAATCACATCGCCTCAGCTTTGCGAAGCGGCAAAAGTCGACTGGTAGGGGTGATTGTCCCCACTGCTAACCGTAATTTCTTTTCATCTGTTATTAGAGGAATTGAGGACATTGCCAACAACTTGAACTATAAGATTATCATTTCCCAATCTTATGATGAGTTTGAAAAGGAAGTCCAAAACGTAGAGGCGCTGCTGAATGCCCGAGTGGATGGAGTGATCGCTTCCATTGGCAAAACCACTGAAAACGTGGAGCATTTCCAGAAAATCCTTGAAAAAGGCATCCCCTTGGTGCTTTTTGACCGAATCAGCAATGAGCTGGAAGTCAGTCAGGTGGTAATCGACGATCATTTGGGCGCTTACCAAACGGTAGACCACCTGATAAAAAGTGGCTGCAAACGCATCATTCACTTCACCAGTAACCAGCGGATCAACATCTATAAGGAAAGAAAAAGAGGTTACGAGGACGCTTTGGTCGATAATGGAATCGCTGTGGATCCTAAGCTGATATTCGACTGCAATATGCAGTTGGAGGGAGGCAGACAGGTGATGCAAGGGATTTTAGACCAAAAAATAAAATTCGACGCGGTTTTTTCCTCCTCAGATTACTCCATCATGGGAGCCATGCAAGTACTCAAAGAAAAGGGTTTCAAGATCCCCGAAGACATCAAGCTTGCCGGTTTTGGAAATGAGCCATTCACCTCCTTTACCGAACCGTCCATCACCACCGTAGATCAAAAAAGTGTCCCCATGGGACAAATCACTGCGGAAACCTTTTTCGAAATTCTAAATTCCGATGGCAACAATGTCATGGGTAAGAAAACCATTTTAAAACCAGAACTAATTATCAGGGACTCATCCCTGTAGATGAACAACAGACATGTCCACTTTAACAGCTCCGAAGACGGATTTCATTTCAGAAGATTTTCTGCTTCAAAATGAATTCGCAAAAAACCTATACCATCAATACGCAGCACATCAGCCTATCATAGATTACCATTGCCACCTTTCTCCTAAAGACATCGCTGAAAACCGGCAATTTTCAAATGTCTCTGACGCTTGGCTAGGAGGTGATCACTATAAATGGAGAGCCATGCGGACTTTAGGAATTGATGAGAAATACATCACTGGAGACTCCCTCCCGGAGCAGAAGTTCCAAAAATGGGGAGAAACCGTGCCTTATACCCTTAGAAATCCACTCTATCACTGGACCCATCTCGAACTCAAGCGGTACTTCGGTATAGATGAACTGTTAAGCGGGGAAAACGCTCAGGAAGTCTACGAAAGCTGCACCTATCAACTCAGAAAACCAAATTTCACCGCGCAGGGGCTTTTGGGACAGATGAATGTCAAAGTGGTTTGCTCCACAGATGATCCTGCAGATGATCTGAAATACCATGCTGCCGCAAAAGGAAACCTAAACGGCTTAGCATTGTATCCGGCGTTTCGCCCGGATAAAGCTTTTGCAGTAGAAAACCCCACTGCATACAAAGCCTATCTGGAAACATTGGGAAAAGCTGCCAAGCTAGAAATTAATAGCTATGAAGATTTGCTGTCCGCCCTTCAAGCCAGAGTAGATTTCTTTGATGAAATGGGCTGCAAACTGTCCGACCATGGCATGGAGAGACTATACTTCTTCCAAACTGACCAGTTTAACGTGGAGACTCTTTTCCAGCGCGTGATCCGTGGCAATGAGCTCAATCAGACAGAAATAGAGTTTTTCAAATTCAAAACACTGATCCATCTCTGCAAGATGTATCATCAGAAAAACTGGACGCAGCAGTTTCATCTGGGTGCACTTCGCAACACCAATGAGCGAATGCTTTCCCAGCTTGGACCGGACACGGGTTTCGATTCGATCGGGGATTTTGAACAGGCAGTACCACTCGCAGGATTTTTAAACGAACTGGACAAAACCGATCAGCTCGCCAAAACCATTCTCTACAACCTCAATCCCAGAGACAATGAGGTTTTTGCCACCATGACAGGAAACTTCAATGATGGATCTACCAAAGGAAAAGTGCAATTTGGCTCTGGCTGGTGGTTTTTGGATCAAAAAGACGGCATGGAAAAACAGCTCAATGCGCTTTCTAATATGGGAATGCTCAGTTGCTTCGTAGGAATGCTCACAGATTCCAGAAGCTTTCTCTCTTTTCCCAGGCATGAATATTTCAGAAGAACACTTTGTAACCTGATCGGCAAAGATGTGGCAAGCGGAGAGCTTCCGGCCGATGAAAAATGGCTTGGCAAAATAGTCTCAGATATCTGCTACCACAATGCAAAGGAGTTTTTTCAGTTCAACTAATCAAATTCAAATGAAATCTCTTACTAAAGACTCATTAAACCTAAAATCCCGTCCCACAAAAGTATTGCAATTTGGAGAAGGCAACTTCCTTCGGGGCTTTGTAGACTGGATGATCGATCTGGCCAATGAAAAGGGTGTTTTTGATGGAAATGTTCAAATGGTCCAACCTCTAGGCAACGGGCTCATTGATCTGATCAAAAAACAGGACTCCCTCTATCACGTGCTTTTACAGGGGCTTCAGGAAGGGAAACAAGTAGAGGAAAGTAGGCTTATCACCTGCATAGAAGACATACTCAATCCCGCGGATTCCTATGAAGAGTATCTGAGGCTCGGTGAAAATCCAGATATGAGATTTGTGATTTCAAACACTACTGAGGCTGGAATCCAGTTTGACGCCAATGACACAGGCTACAGCAACCTCCCCCTTACTTTCCCAGGAAAGTTGTGCGCATTACTCTACAGACGATTTCAGTTTTTTGAGGGTGCTGCTGATAAAGGTTTGATTTTTATTCCCTGCGAACTAATCGACAAAAACGGGGAAAACCTCAAAGACTGCATAGATAAATACGCTACACTCTGGAAGCTTCCTATGGCATTTTCCGATTGGCTAGAGAGCCATTCCATATTCTGTAACACACTAGTGGACAGAATAGTACCTGGATTTCCAAAAGATAAAATCAACGAGATACAGAAGGAATTGGACTACGAAGACAATTTGGTAGTGATGGCAGAGCCTTTTCACCTTTGGGTAATCGAGGCACCGGATGAGGTGCAGCAGGAATTCCCCCTAGATCAAATTGGACTGGAGGTGAAATTTGTCAAAGACCAGACGCCATTCCGGACCAGAAAGGTGAGAATCCTCAACGGTGGACACACATCCATGGTACCATTTGCCTACCTAAAAGGCCTGAGAACGGTACGGGAATCAGTAGAAGATCCCTTAGTTGGGACTTTCTTGAGGGAGGCCATCTTCGATGAAATCATTCCTACCCTGGACATGCCTAAGGAAGAACTGGAGAAATTTGCAAATGACGTCTTAGAGCGATTCGCCAATCCATTTATAGTACATGAGTTAAAATCTATTGCCCTGAATAGTATCTCAAAATTCAAGGTGAGGGTTTTGCCTTCTTTGCTCGGATATTATGATGTCAATCAAGTTTGGCCTGAAAGGTTAACGACTTCCCTAGCTGCACTTCTGGTCTTTTATAGAGGGGAATACAAAGGAGAAACCCTTCCGCTCAACGATTCAGCAGAGGTACTGCAAGCTTGTAAAAAAGCCTGGGAAGAGCCGAATCCCGAAAAAACAGTACAGCAACTATTGAGCAATAAAGAATTCTGGGGACAGGATCTTTCTGTATTGCCGGGGCTTACTGAAAAAGTAACTCAGGAAGTCAATGCTCTTCTGACTTAGGTATCCATACCCTAGGATCCTGCCGGAGCAGCCTGACCAATACACCATAGAGTTCGGGAGCTTGCCGGAAAAACTCATGGGGTTTTTCGAAAAAGTGCTCTAAGGCCACAGCAAAAAATTCATGCAAATCCACCGAAGCTCTCTCACCTAACCATGGGAGAGCTTCACCATCTTTATGCTGCATTTCCATCTGCGCCAGATGTTGGAAGTTTGCCCAGACTTTAGGGTTGAAAAAATCACTTTCTTGATTATTCCTAATCAGGTTTTCCAAATGCAAGGCATGTGCTACTTCATGAATACCAAGGTTTCTTCCATCTTGCAAATCATCCATTCCTGCCTGAAATGCAGCCCAGGAAACCACTATAATGCCGTACCTGGGATTTACCTCTCCATTGTGATACATTTTACTGATACTGCTGTAGTAGCTGTCCGGATAGATTAGAATCTTGCTAAAATGAGGCAGCCGAAGGTCTTTCCATCCGAAAGTAACCATCACTATGGTGGCACCGATCAGGATTTTCATTTCAGAAGTGACAATTTTCAGTCCCCCTCTTCCCATAAAAGACTTGGTGGTAAGAATTACTTCCAACACCTTGGTCTGTGTCCCACAGACCACTCACCACTCACTGTCATTCGGTCTGTGAGACACAGACCACGGTAAAGATTTAAGGCTTTGTTTTTATAAAGAAGAAAGGAAAAGCATAACTTGTGCTTTCCCTTTCTATTAATTAGCAATCCTTAAAGGGGCATAGCCTGCGGTGTAGTCGTCGGCCCATGGACCACCAAAGTGCCGTCAGATTTGATTTCCATTTTATCGAGAAACACAACGCGCTCCTGTCTGGATTCCATGGTACGACCATGATAAACACAATACATGTCTCCATTATCCATGAAAACAATGTTATTGTGACCAGTACCAGTCACCTCCCCGCCTTTGTGCGTGTTGAGTTCCAAAACAGGATTGTTTTCCGCTTTGGTAAAAGGACCTAATGGACTCTTGGAAGTTGCATACCCAACAGCATAATTTTCTCCTGCGTAATAGTTGCTCGAATACATCATGTAGTAGATGTCCTCATGTTTGAAGATCACAGATCCTTCTGTCCATCTTCTATTGATTTCCTGCTTGGTGACCGATCTACTTTCCCACTCAGCTTGGGCATCATCCATTTTCACAGGAGGACGCAGGCAAAGCACTGGCTCGCCGATTACTCCCGAGAAATCAGGCTTCAGCTCAACTCCGTACACCCAGCTCTCTTCTATCTCCTCATACCAGCCTTTCTCTTTCGCCCAGTCTGCTACTTC
This genomic window from Algoriphagus sp. TR-M9 contains:
- a CDS encoding zinc-dependent peptidase — its product is MEVILTTKSFMGRGGLKIVTSEMKILIGATIVMVTFGWKDLRLPHFSKILIYPDSYYSSISKMYHNGEVNPRYGIIVVSWAAFQAGMDDLQDGRNLGIHEVAHALHLENLIRNNQESDFFNPKVWANFQHLAQMEMQHKDGEALPWLGERASVDLHEFFAVALEHFFEKPHEFFRQAPELYGVLVRLLRQDPRVWIPKSEEH
- the kduI gene encoding 5-dehydro-4-deoxy-D-glucuronate isomerase codes for the protein MSIAIETRYSSHPEDFKKYQTTEIREKFLLEQIFVPNQITGVYTMEDRLIVGGINPVDRPVTLEPVDQLKAEYFLERRELGIINVGAPASITVDGEDFSLSHKEALYIGKGVREVIFHPSKEGEALIYFNSAPAHAAYPTKKVSQDDAEVVTLGSLENSNHRTIYKLLVNSVVQTCQLQMGMTELKPGSVWNTMPAHTHDRRMEAYFYFDLAEGNTISHYLGQPDETRHIWMKNHQAVLSPVWSIHSGAGTSNYTFIWGMAGENLDYGDMDVVAPTDLK
- a CDS encoding gluconate 5-dehydrogenase, coding for MKPNFDLKGKVALVTGATHGLGMAMAKALAQQGATLAVNGHTPSKMEQAIASYSAEGIQAHPYLFDVTDAKAVDQAIGKIESEIGNVDILVNNAGMIQRTSALEMDPEDFRKIVDVDLISPFIVSQRVAKTMVKNGSGKIINICSMMSELGRNTVSAYAAAKGGLKMLTRNLATEWAKYNIQVNGIGPGYFATEQTAPIRVDGHPFNDFIVNRTPAGRWGDPDDLGGAVVFLASPASNFINGQIIYVDGGILATIGKPNGEN
- the uxaC gene encoding glucuronate isomerase, with translation MSTLTAPKTDFISEDFLLQNEFAKNLYHQYAAHQPIIDYHCHLSPKDIAENRQFSNVSDAWLGGDHYKWRAMRTLGIDEKYITGDSLPEQKFQKWGETVPYTLRNPLYHWTHLELKRYFGIDELLSGENAQEVYESCTYQLRKPNFTAQGLLGQMNVKVVCSTDDPADDLKYHAAAKGNLNGLALYPAFRPDKAFAVENPTAYKAYLETLGKAAKLEINSYEDLLSALQARVDFFDEMGCKLSDHGMERLYFFQTDQFNVETLFQRVIRGNELNQTEIEFFKFKTLIHLCKMYHQKNWTQQFHLGALRNTNERMLSQLGPDTGFDSIGDFEQAVPLAGFLNELDKTDQLAKTILYNLNPRDNEVFATMTGNFNDGSTKGKVQFGSGWWFLDQKDGMEKQLNALSNMGMLSCFVGMLTDSRSFLSFPRHEYFRRTLCNLIGKDVASGELPADEKWLGKIVSDICYHNAKEFFQFN
- a CDS encoding tagaturonate reductase produces the protein MKSLTKDSLNLKSRPTKVLQFGEGNFLRGFVDWMIDLANEKGVFDGNVQMVQPLGNGLIDLIKKQDSLYHVLLQGLQEGKQVEESRLITCIEDILNPADSYEEYLRLGENPDMRFVISNTTEAGIQFDANDTGYSNLPLTFPGKLCALLYRRFQFFEGAADKGLIFIPCELIDKNGENLKDCIDKYATLWKLPMAFSDWLESHSIFCNTLVDRIVPGFPKDKINEIQKELDYEDNLVVMAEPFHLWVIEAPDEVQQEFPLDQIGLEVKFVKDQTPFRTRKVRILNGGHTSMVPFAYLKGLRTVRESVEDPLVGTFLREAIFDEIIPTLDMPKEELEKFANDVLERFANPFIVHELKSIALNSISKFKVRVLPSLLGYYDVNQVWPERLTTSLAALLVFYRGEYKGETLPLNDSAEVLQACKKAWEEPNPEKTVQQLLSNKEFWGQDLSVLPGLTEKVTQEVNALLT
- a CDS encoding LacI family DNA-binding transcriptional regulator, which encodes MKKNKATIHDIAEKLNITASTVSRALNDNPRISDATKKKVLKIAKQINYQPNHIASALRSGKSRLVGVIVPTANRNFFSSVIRGIEDIANNLNYKIIISQSYDEFEKEVQNVEALLNARVDGVIASIGKTTENVEHFQKILEKGIPLVLFDRISNELEVSQVVIDDHLGAYQTVDHLIKSGCKRIIHFTSNQRINIYKERKRGYEDALVDNGIAVDPKLIFDCNMQLEGGRQVMQGILDQKIKFDAVFSSSDYSIMGAMQVLKEKGFKIPEDIKLAGFGNEPFTSFTEPSITTVDQKSVPMGQITAETFFEILNSDGNNVMGKKTILKPELIIRDSSL